TCTGTGTTTCCATATCGATTCCTCCTGAGTCGAATTCGGCCCGGCAGCGCCTGCCGGGCGGGGCGGGCTTCTTCGACTTTGAGGCCGGACGGTCACGGCTGTTCCTGAACAACGCGGCGAAATGCTGAACGCGGTCCCGGTACGCGGCCTGAATGTTTCTGAAAAACCTTGAATTCCGCTTCAGGGAGCGTGTACGCTGGCCTGAAGGCTCTACAATCAGGGCCATGCAGGCAGAGGGGCCGTTGATGCGCGGCATGGAAGAGGGAGGCCGGCTGGCGACCGCCGTTGTGTTCGGGCGCGGGCGCTGGGATCCGCAGGCGCGCAGGCTGGAAGTGGACGGAACTTCGGCAAAGCTGCCCTGGCGGGCCGCCGAATGCCTGCAGACGCTGCTGGAGGCGGGGGGCGAGATCGTGCCCAGGGAGGATCTGGAGCAGGCGATCTGGGGCGGCGCGCTTGTCGAAGAATCGAACCTGGCGCAGTGCGTGGCCCTGCTGCGCAAGGCGCTGGACCCTGCGCCGGAGGGCGGCAGCCACATCGAAACCGTCGCGCGCGTGGGCTACCGGATCGCGGTGCGGATCGAGCGCGAGACAGAGCCGGAAGGCGTAGCCAGAGAGAGCAAGTCTCTGCGGGCCGTGCAGATTGGGGAGGCCAAAGCCGCACCGGATGGAGGCGGTCGAAAACCCGCAAGGGGGTGGATGACATCATGGCTTGCAGCAGCGGTGATCGCCACGGTTGCCGTGCCGCTTGTTGCCTGGGGCTTCCGGCGCTGGCAGCGCGCCGAGCGGATCGATGTTCTGCTCGCGGAGGGATTCGACCTGGGCCGGAGAGGCAACAGGGGTGACGCCAACGAGGCCTCCAAGAAGTTCAGTCTGGTCCTGAAGCTCGACCCGGAGAACGCTCTGGCGCTGGCTGGACTGGCGGAAAGCGGCGCGCGGGCGGGCAAGTACGACGGTTTCCAGGCGGCGGCGGAGCTGGCGCAGCGGGCTGTCAGGAGCGATCCGGATTGCGCGGAGTGCCACGCGATTCTGGGCTGGATTCTGATGACGCGCGGCTGGCAATGGGCAGAAGCAGGCGCGGCGCTGGAGAGGGCGCTCCGGGGCGCTCATCCGCCGCCGCAGGCCGTGGTGTGGCGCGTGATGTGGCTGGCGATTCACCGAAGGCTGCCTGAGGCCCTGAAGATGGCGCAGAATCTCGCCGCAGGCCATCCGGAGCTGGCGCAGGCAAAGGTTGGACTGGCCATGGCGCACTTTTTCTCCGGCAATTATCGGGAGGCGATCGAAGAGTGCCGGCAGGCGCTGGTCGTCCAGCCCAGGCAGGCGGCGGCGCACTACTGGATGAGCCGGAGCTCGATGCAGCTTGGCGACGACAACGGCGCACTGGACGGGCGCGCGATGGAGATCATCACCTGGGACGGGCTGGACACGGCAGCCCGCGCGTCGCTGCTCGCCCGGTTCCATGAACCATACCGGCGCGGCGGACGCGCGGCGCTGGCGCAGGCGTGGATCGACGAAGTCAGCGACGAAGTTTCCGCGGGGACGCACCGCTACAACCGCGCCGTATGGCACGCCTGGATGGGGCGGCATGAGGCTGCGCTGAAGGAGCTGGAGGCGGGCGTCGAGTCGAGGCCGTTCAACATGATTTACACGGCGGTGGACCCTGCGTTCGAGCCGCTGCGGAGCGAGCCGCGATTCCAGGCGGTGTTGCGCGGCATCGGTCTTGAATAGCGCGGAAGAAGGCTATTTCAGACGGCCCATGCGCCGCGCAGCCTCTTCAACAGCAGCCACGATGCGATCCTGCATGCCGCAGTGGCAGATGTGGCCGGCGAGAGCCTGGCGGATGCGTTTTCTCGTCAGCGGCCGAGATTCGTCTTCGATCAATGCCACAGCCTCGAGAATCGCACCCGGCGTGCAGAAGCCGCAGCGGAGGCTGGCATGCTGGAGAAACGCGAGCTGCACGGGATGCATCCGGCCGTTGCGGGCGAGCCCTTCCAGCGTGGTGACGGGCTTGTCCTGGCAAGCCGCCGCGGTGATCATGCAGGCGCGGGTGGCGCGGCCATCGACCAGAACCGTGCAGGCGCCGCAGGTGCCTTCCTCGCAGCCGACGCGCACGCCGGCGAGGCGGAGCTGGTCGTGGAGGAACTCGAGCAGCGTGGCGCCGGCGGGCAGATCGGCCGAGCGCGGCTGGCCGTTCACCGTGAGCGTGACGCGCGGCATCGATATTGCGATTGTCGCATCGCGCGGTGCGGGACGATCCGGCTTTAATCGTCCGGCACGGCGAACCTGTCTCCGGTGTCCGCCACCCATTGCCTGAGCCGTGCGATGAGTTTGCGCCGTTCCGCACGGAAGCGGTTGTTGTGGGCGAGGTTCACCTGTTCGTATGGGTCTTCGTTCAGATTGAACAGGAGCCAGCTCGTGTTTTCGAAGCAGACGTATTTCCAGCCATCGCGCGTGACGAGGCCGCGGTAGGCCTTGTTGATGGAGTCGTTGTGTCCTGTCGGGACGACGCATTGCAGATACGCCGAGTCGGGCAGGCTGGGCTCGGGCGCGCCGGGCGGCCTCAGGCGAAAGGCGGAGAGATCCTTGCCCTCCATCCACGCGGGCGGGCGGATGCCGCAGAGGCCCAGGGTGGTGGGCGCGATATCGGGCGCATTGAGCAGGACAGGCCAGCGTCCGGTGATCCGGCCCTCGTATGCCGGCTGGCCGCCGCCGATGAAGAACGGGATGCGGATGGATTCTTCGAATGGATTGGTTTTCCGGAACAGGCCGTGGGAGCCGAGCATGTCGCCGTGATCGGAGAAGAAAACGATGTGGGTGTCGAAATAGAGGCCTTCCTCGTGCAGGGTCTGGATGACGCGGCCGAGGTTGAAGTCGAGGTTTTCGACCATCGCCGAATAGCCGGCGAGCTCGCGGGCGGCGAGGCTGCGCACCGACGCGATGTCGGGCACGTTGGGGCGGAAGCGGATGGAGGCCGGCGCGCGCCTCCGGGCGTACTCGGGAGGCGCGATGTAGGGATCGTGCGGCGGCTGCACCGAGCACACGGCGAAGAAGGGCTTGCCCGCACCGGCGCGCTGGGCGGCGGCCTGTTCTTTCACGTAGCGGATGAGCAGATCGGTGAGGGCGTCGGTCTCATAGCCGGGCAGGCGGTAGTGGAAGGCGTCTTTGCCTTCGCCGCCGTGGACCCAGCAGTCGTACTGCGAGTTGTTGTTCTCGTAGCCGACCCAGGTGTCAAAACCGCCGCGGCGGCGGGGGTCGGTGATGAAGTGCGCGGCGCGGCCGTCGCGCTCCTTCCACCCGCCGAGGTGCCACTTGCCGAAGTATGCGGTGTGATAGCCGGCTTCGCGGAAGGGCTGGGCGATGGTGGGCTGGTTCTCGGGAAGCGGGTATTCATGGCCGGGCACGCAATGGTGCGGGTAGCGGCCGGTGAGGAGCGAGCCGCGGAAGGGGCAGCAGAGCGGGAATCCGGCGAGGGCATGAGTGAACTGCACGCCGGTGGTGGCGAGGTTGTCGATGTTCGGCGTGCTGACGTTGGGATCGCCGGAGATGGAGAGCGTCTGGGCGCGGTGCTGATCGCCGAAAAACCAGATGACGTTGGGGCGGCGGGGCTGGGCGGGATTCGGAGGCTGAGCCTGAGCGGCCTGGACCGGCAGAGAAGCGAGAGGCGAGGCGAGGAAATGGCGGCGGTTCATAAGAGGCTGATAGGGCTTATTCCATCACAGAAGAGGCGGGGGGCGGGGCGGCGGGGGTGTGACATAATGAGGGCTTCGAGGTCTGATTTGCCATGGCGAACCCGAAGTACGCAGAAGCGACGCGGCCGGTGCCGCAGGCGGTGGAGATAGGGACGCTGAGCGATGGGACGAAGATCCTGAAGCGGGCGCCGCGGATCCGCTCGTGCGGGCTGAAGGATGAGAAGGGGAAGCTCTGCGCGGGGCACCTGAAGCGGTGGTATTTCTTCGGCGACGAGATCCGGCAGCGGTTCGGGGAGAATGCGGAAGTGTACCGCTGCGAGAAATGCAGAGCCGTGTACGTGCCGAATGAAGAGGAAGAGCCCCGGACCGGCACGCTGTGCTGGTAGGGGCAAAGAAAAGCCGCATTGGATCGCCTCATGGCGGGGGTCACTCGAAATGAGCCAATCCAATGCGGCCCGCCCTGGCAGGGCGAGGGTCACGGCGACGGTTGCCCCGGATCTGAAAAAGCCTTTGTTCCCTTTCGCTCCTGATGAAGCTGCCGCTATCGACTACTCTTCACCACTCAGACCCGGAGAACCGCTTCCCGTTCCCCGGGGAGAGAACTCCGTCAAGCCGTCAGCAAATCCACGAATGATGATTGCGAAAAAAAATGACCCTCTGCTGGGACCTGCCAGCGATCAGATGAAGTGGA
This DNA window, taken from Bryobacteraceae bacterium, encodes the following:
- the yidJ gene encoding sulfatase/phosphatase, with the translated sequence MNRRHFLASPLASLPVQAAQAQPPNPAQPRRPNVIWFFGDQHRAQTLSISGDPNVSTPNIDNLATTGVQFTHALAGFPLCCPFRGSLLTGRYPHHCVPGHEYPLPENQPTIAQPFREAGYHTAYFGKWHLGGWKERDGRAAHFITDPRRRGGFDTWVGYENNNSQYDCWVHGGEGKDAFHYRLPGYETDALTDLLIRYVKEQAAAQRAGAGKPFFAVCSVQPPHDPYIAPPEYARRRAPASIRFRPNVPDIASVRSLAARELAGYSAMVENLDFNLGRVIQTLHEEGLYFDTHIVFFSDHGDMLGSHGLFRKTNPFEESIRIPFFIGGGQPAYEGRITGRWPVLLNAPDIAPTTLGLCGIRPPAWMEGKDLSAFRLRPPGAPEPSLPDSAYLQCVVPTGHNDSINKAYRGLVTRDGWKYVCFENTSWLLFNLNEDPYEQVNLAHNNRFRAERRKLIARLRQWVADTGDRFAVPDD